The segment cgaagttaactacatgacccatgatctcgaactaggagcagtgttgtttgctttgaagatctggagacattacttgtacggaacgaaaagcactatttttaccgaccacaagagtttacaacacattttcgatcagaaggagctcaacatgagacaacgacggtgggtcgagctagtcagtgactacgaatgcgatattcgttatcatccgggtgaagccaacgtagtagcagacgccctaagtcggaaggaatattttggtcgcaaagtcaagtcattgtcaataaccatccattcgcacttgtctaggcaaattcaggcggcccaacttgaagccatgaaacctgaaaatgtgacgagtgaatcccttagaggaatggacaaaaatttagaagccaagggtgacggagccttatatttcatgaaccggatctggacaccgaaacatggtggtttctgagacttggtcatgaccgaggcgcacaacactcggtattccgtccacccaggttcagataagatgtatctggatcttaaaaatctatactggtggcctaatatgaaagcatagattgctaccttcgtaagtaaattccttacttgcgcaaaggttaaggtcgagtaccagaagccctctagtttactgcaacaaccagagattccagaatggaagtgggagcggatcactatggatttcataaccaagttgcctaagacgacgggtggacttgataccatatgggtcatcgtcgatagattgaccaagtctgcacacttcctgccgatcaaagaaactgacaagatggggaaacttacgagaacatacattagggaaatcgtacggctacaaggtgtgcctatgtccattatctccgatagagatagtaggttcacttcaagattctggcaatcactacaacattccctaggaacaaggctggacatgagcacagcctaccatccatagaccgacggacagagtgagaggaccatccaaacactggaagatatgttgagagcctgtgtgattgactttggaaaggtatgggatactcatttaccccttgttgagttttcctataataacagttatcacacgagcatcaaggctgctccatttgaagctctctacggccgaaagtgcagatctcctctgtgctgggctgaggtgggtgatacccaattagccagggggcaagcttctgacagtactctcaccggtccggagatcattcgggaaacgacagagaaaatcgttcagatccgtgaacgattaaaagcctctagagaccgatagaagagctacgctgataaaagaagaaaacctttggaatttcaggtgggagaccgagtccttctcaaagtctcaccctggaagggcttgatacgcttcggaaagcgtgggaagcttaatccgaggtacatagggcctttcgagattctcgcaagagtcggccccgtagcttacaaactcgacgtacccgacgcacttcgtaacatacattctacattccacgtatctaacttgaaaaagtgtctgtccgacgagactcttgtcatcccactcgacgagatcgagatcaacgagagcctcaatttcgtggaagaaccagtagagatcatggaccgtgaggtcaagtagacgaagcaaagccgtatcactattgtgaaggttcgttggaacgccaagcgaggaccagaatcCACTTGGGAACGCggggatcagatgaaactgaaataccctcatcttttcgcttaattatttggaacttcttatttgcttaaattctaatttcgggacaaaattccttctaacggggggatgatgtgacaacccgaaatttccattttgtacgaacattaactattcaatagaagctagtccagtttcaatgaatttcagacttttccgaataagtttgtgtacattagggtttacgtttaaggagatatcaggagagtggatgctcatgggtttgtgaaacttgagcatttcaaaacttcataatgttagagtccaattccagaataaaaatattttctgccaaaatatttcaggactattaatagatttctgaactaaattcattcattattcacatttccaactagagaaaatccattttctatctcacggatcttcgggttttcatcccaaatcgtgagtacacttccctagttgtgttataatgcttgttttatgcttaataacatagattacttgTCAAATATATGTgattcaggagtttaccgcccaagaacgttcttggggagtaaactccaaaatgaagcttaaaggccatctagtcccatttccttgttaggtaactagtttaggataatatgtatgatcatttaAGACTAGAAATCAATAAAGAACACCTAGCTTtgggtgtttacagcccaagagtttcttggaccgtaaacaccaaattcaagggcttcaatgtgccctaatcactcctaaaggctttagactttaaccctcagTTACTTCTAGCTAATATGGGgacattaacacatcaaaaacaccccttaaagggagtttactgccaaggaatactcttgggccgtaaacaccaaataagggcaccaaagtgtgcctagggtccccctTAGCCTTAATCAAATGCCTAGAATTTATCCTAGTtatgtttgggacttgaaagaattaaaacacccatcccatgagagtttacggacgtaaactctaagggatatggtcttttggccgtaaactcgtcAAAGGAGtgttatctatgccctaaactacccaaaggattaaaccaccaagctaggcttattctagaaatcatttagcaccttaaaacacccattaccaccaagattggagttcacggccataaactcaagggtttacgaccgtaatctccttgtgtggggtttattgggctgtaaactcttatacaaagccctttggtacattaaacccttttagccttgtcccatagcaacatagatgcaaccattaggacctataacacttatacaaagtgtttacatgttcctgagtgtcccaacttatttcattaagttattatttggctaattagtgatatatatgctcattatatgataactaggctcgtgcgtgtgaacaagtctccgtttgccacctagcacggtatctgacactacaatccaacccactcaccacaagtgagttcacacccctttaattaacccttgaaatacttttaaatgttttaaatactttatggggggatacaagtgaaatacttatagttattgcttcaatgaCATttgattacatcaatcacatgtgattaataactagaaaaccaatgattttatcactgttcaaactgtttatcaaactgttttcctttttctcgatttggatgtggtctggtgggatttcgggtaaccatccgaaggtcgttttaatattaattatatatcaaatgtacatatatacacataaaagtactcctttattcatacttatcagtacatcattagtaagttaccctcggggtaacacaggatcatactactacaagttctagatcaatgagtcagtttattcatgagtcaatacttattactacgagtacatatacaactatactagacagagaacatatacaactatactagaaagagaacatatacaactatactagacagagagcatatacaactatactagacagagaacatatacaactatactagaggtagaacatatacaactatactagacagagaacatatacaactatactagacagagaacatatacaactatactagaggaagaacatatacaactatactagaggaagaacatatacaactatactagaacagttcattacattacatatgctAGAATATGttcattattgtgatatgaatcggagcatgacttaaatgccatggcccgagttgtagccagagtctcttgaagggagagtgtgattttgcgtatagatctatactggattgactatcctataccttgttgctagctacagtcggacctgcaggtctgcaggtgccaaacgtcattccgttattacgaccattcgtatgtcgttgttaccagtcgatagtatggtgcaattagtcagatgataccttaatataaatccagtttaaggtagttagtacagcagtagttcctataatacaacactacagtactacaataatttacccattacatttatttagtgattatttcactcaaactttaatgtacaaactatattttgttaaatgatagttacacttgggaaattacacacttttacaacaaacaagcatacaaaccagttaagccttggtagaaggctactttaatagaaaatataggtttttctgagagattcaaacttttacaaacacttacatacattttaaaaacttacacttgagacacgttcaaacgttttgataacaaacattgacactaaaatacttatgaactcaccagcttaatgctgataaactctttcaaaataacttgtattctcaggtcgtcaatagacaggtaccgatgccagcttttgagaagatggagcgcatccaagactcatcttattattttgatttacattatatttttggtgtctaaaactatacagaacacgcttgtattaaaattatatatatttaatgcaatggatgatgttgtttgcttatttacatttactgtgttgtgatactatacatgacgtcctccgccccagaacgtttccgtcgttcttggttttggggtgtgacacttcttcacttggaatccaacccaaaattcaatgccaaagctgatgattGTTATTTTGTTAGTTACACTGCTTGTACTGCTTACCGGGTATACAACAAGAAGACGAAGCAAAGTGTGGAGTCTTTCGATGTTCGTTGGCTTGAAGAGAATGAGACACATGCTTGGGTGGGTCCTGATTGGCTATTTGACTACACATCTCTATTTAAATATTTTAGTGTGTCGTCTGATAACCAAGCTGGGTCTACCTCTGTCTCGAAGACTATAATTAAAGACGATGAGGAAGAGGTTGTCTACAGACCGCCATTGGTTTCTAATACTGATCTCCCAGTGGAGTCATCTGTTTCAACTGCTTCTTCAGAGTCCCCAACACAACAATCTGCTCTAGATGCTGATGCTACTCCTCTAAATCcagttgaaagagagttcatgaaccaagatgcttccgctgtcactCAAAATCTAATGGAACTTCTTTTTCCCGAACAGATCACAGAGGAGTTTGTAGCAATTTCACCACACGATGTTGGTACATCTACCATGGATTCTTCAGCACATGACGGAGCCATTAATATCCATAATCTTCCAGTCTCATTCAATGACATCAGTCACGAAATTCCCTCTCGCATACAGTGCGATCATCCGATAGACAACGTCATTGGCCAGCTGAGCGACGGTGTTCGAACGAGAGGAGATTTATGTTGACCAACCCCCTGGGTTTGTTAACTCCAAACTTCCTAATTCTATCTACAAGTTAGACAAGGCTTTGTATGGATTGCATCAACCTCCCTGAGCCTGATATGCTACACTCACACAGCACTTTCTCGACCATGGCTACTCCTACGGAACTATCgatcaaaccctattcatcaagcatGTCGGTTCAGACCAGATTCTTGTCCAAATATATGTAGAcgatatcatcttcgggtcgacaAGTCCTCAACTTTGCAAAGCGGTTCGAGATGAGTTCATTGGGggagatgaccatgtttttggggcttcagttCAAACAGTGTTCAGCCCGGATCCTTATTCATCAAGCCAAATATGTGGACGATATGCTCGTGAAGTTCGGGTTCAGAGACGCTAAAACTGCTTTGATGCCCATGGCGGAGAGACCACTGCTAACTCCTGATCTTGAAGGAGAATCCGTAGATCAAACGTACTACATATCGATGATTGGATCAATAATGTATCTGACCGCGAGTCGCCCACACATTACGTTTGCAGTCTGTCAATGCGCGCGCTACTAGGCTAATCCTTAATTGTCTCATCTTACTACTGTTAAAATGATTTTTTGGTATATCAAAGGCAGCCcgaaattgggtctttggtatctaaaaaattatgaatttgaccTTTACGCTTTTGCAGACAGCAATTATGGTGGTtgcgagcttgacaggaaatcgacATCAGGCGGATATCAATTTCTTGGAGATAGGTTGGTGtcttggcaatgcaagaagcaacatACTGTTTCgacctcaacagcagaagcagAATACGTAGTTGCGTCTGCATGTTgttctcaagtcatatggatccaacatcagttgttggattacggtttgaattttcaagaaacccctatattctatgataatgaggctgcgatccaaattgctaaaaatccagtccatcactcaaaaaccaagcacatcgacatcaaaattcattttatcagagaatGTTATGAGCGCTCGCTCATTCGGCTAGAACAAGTTCGCTCTGATAATAATGTGGAAGATCTGTTCACCaagccgtttaacaaagctcaattcgatgtgctggtcaactttttgaaaatgattcgttttgaggattaatttatgtttaggatagtttaaatttgcgtattttatttttattctcttccatgcacaaatttaggggaagaaataaacaaaaaaaccaaacaaaaattagaaaattaaaaatccaaaaacattagaaaaacagAACAAATCAAAAATATTTATGAGCAATGATGTGTTAGGAAGTGATATCAAAaggtgataacaggcaatctggatctatgtaagataccaaagttgaattgtctaggctctatgTTCGATGCGCtcgtaggcacgaaaaatttaaTGGAGTTGACTAGGTTCAGATaaaacttaaggaatctagagacttgataaTTCTTGATCTAGTTAGTTCCATTTAGCCTGAAAATATGATgcttgggtaggttgagcagggagatatacatgagaatccaccaatcacattaaaagaacccgtatctagagtTGTGGTTTAACTCTTCCTCGATgtacggattctgtccttaattccggtattgatagggcgactggggaattccgataaattaggtctgtagaaaattattttctttctttcttaccattagtcatatgttgcctcctctgtgtgATCGAACGATCCGACctagactgcaacatatgcaaatctgTCTCTTTGCATCTTCTGTATATGCTATTCTTTCTGCCTATTagtcatatgctgtctcctttgtgtgattcataatccgacctggtacacaacatatgaaaccttcttcttctcaatccctctgaaattctagttagtcatatgtttcatcctctgtgcgatcgagagatccgacctgggtgtacaacatatgcattctaaatctattctCTCTCCTAATAAtagtctgctcacctaaagtaaggagtatctcagatgttcttgattattggggtatgtcaggaagcgggaaacatgttctagtacatctaaaattgatcaattctagattgtctgtagatctcgctgctcaatttaggtggacaacaatatcct is part of the Lactuca sativa cultivar Salinas chromosome 7, Lsat_Salinas_v11, whole genome shotgun sequence genome and harbors:
- the LOC111894939 gene encoding uncharacterized mitochondrial protein AtMg00810-like; translation: MTMFLGLQFKQCSARILIHQAKYVDDMLVKFGFRDAKTALMPMAERPLLTPDLEGESVDQTYYISMIGSIIPKLGLWYLKNYEFDLYAFADSNYGGCELDRKSTSGGYQFLGDRLVSWQCKKQHTVSTSTAEAEYINMGDLEFAKVHNSAIFLEDPPAAHNDLKFIVDGLRK